Proteins from a genomic interval of Streptomyces sp. NBC_00820:
- a CDS encoding RNA polymerase sigma factor: MQGIRFPVGRLPDEALLSGLATGDPELAAGFVRRFQHKVFGVAIAVTGDPQLAEDIAQQTFERAWRHAQVYDPRRGSVATWLTTIAHNLAVDALRSRRTEPVAPEELDALLDAVSDTPEQWALADEASARVRAAVARLPREQGRALVMAGIYGMTAQQIADRENIPLGTAKTRIRTAMAKLRATLTSPKRGDHGR; the protein is encoded by the coding sequence ATGCAGGGGATCCGGTTCCCGGTGGGCCGCCTCCCGGACGAGGCTCTGCTGTCCGGACTCGCCACCGGCGACCCGGAACTCGCGGCAGGCTTCGTACGGAGGTTCCAGCACAAGGTCTTCGGTGTCGCCATCGCCGTCACCGGAGACCCGCAGCTCGCCGAGGACATCGCCCAGCAGACGTTCGAGCGAGCGTGGCGCCATGCCCAGGTCTACGACCCGCGCCGCGGTTCGGTGGCGACCTGGCTGACGACCATCGCGCACAACCTCGCCGTCGACGCCCTCCGCTCCCGGCGGACCGAGCCGGTCGCCCCGGAGGAACTCGACGCGCTCCTCGACGCCGTCAGCGACACCCCCGAGCAGTGGGCGCTGGCCGACGAGGCCTCCGCCCGGGTACGGGCAGCCGTGGCCCGGCTGCCCCGGGAACAGGGCCGGGCCCTGGTGATGGCCGGCATCTACGGCATGACGGCCCAGCAGATCGCCGACCGGGAGAACATCCCGCTCGGTACCGCCAAGACGCGCATCAGGACCGCGATGGCCAAGCTGCGCGCCACGCTCACGTCTCCGAAGCGAGGCGACCATGGCCGATGA